In Catharus ustulatus isolate bCatUst1 chromosome 27, bCatUst1.pri.v2, whole genome shotgun sequence, the following are encoded in one genomic region:
- the TCF7L1 gene encoding transcription factor 7-like 1 isoform X2: MPQLEPTGGDDLGAPDELIAFQDEGEEQDKGAGRGSAHGDLDELKSSLVSETENRGGPGPVVGPGPEAERPPPPRESFQKPRDSLAEVVRRQQDGGFFKGPPYPGYPFLMLPELGSPYLANGALSPGGARTYLQMKWPLLDVPTGATLKDNRSPSPAHLSNKVPVVQHAHHMHPLTPLITYSNEPFPPGSPPGHLSPEIDPKTGIPRPPHPTELPPYYPLSPGAMGQLPHPLGWLMPQQGQPVYSIPAGGFRHPYPALAMNASMSSLMSSRFSPHMVPPPTHGLHPSGIPHPTIVSPIVKQEPSQPSASPGGSSKSPVAVKKEEEKKPHIKKPLNAFMLYMKEMRAKVVAECTLKESAAINQILGRRWHSLSREEQAKYYELARKERQLHSQLYPTWSARDNYGKKKKRKREKLAQQQQQQSHDSDSSLPSKSKKPCVPYLPAEKPCASPASSHGSMLDSPATPSAALASPAAPAATHSEQAQPLSLTTKPEARAQLTVHSTVLTSKATSSSSSSSSSSSSSLSSPPSLLSRPIPFASVTPTALLSSPNSIPAALAVLQTQPLSLVTKPAD, encoded by the exons ATGCCGCAGCTGGAACCGACGGGGGGAGACGACCTGGGGGCCCCTGACGAGCTCATCGCCTTCCAGGACGAGGGCGAGGAGCAGGACAAGGGCGCGGGGCGCGGCTCGGCCCACGGGGACCTGGACGAACTCAAGTCCTCGCTGGTCAGCGAGACCGAGAACCGAGGGGGCCCCGGTCCCGTGGTCGGCCCCGGCCCCGAG GCGGagcggcccccgccgccccgggaAAGTTTCCAGAAGCCGCGGGACTCTCTGGCAGAAG TGGTCAGACGACAACAagatgggggtttttttaagggcCCCCCCTATCCCGGCTACCCCTTCCTGAtgctccctgagctgggcagcCCCTACCTCGCCAATGGAGCCCTCTCCCCCGGCGGAGCCCGCACC TACCTGCAGATGAAGTGGCCGCTGCTGGACGTACCGACCGGGGCCACGCTGAAGGACAACCGCTCGCCCTCACCCGCCCACCTG TCCAACAAGGTCCCAGTGGTGCAGCATGCCCATCACATGCACCCGCTGACGCCGCTCATCACCTACAGCAACGAGCCCTTCCCGCCAGGATCGCCGCCTGGCCACCTCTCCCCGGAGATTGACCCCAAGACGg GGATCCCACGGCCACCGCACCCCACTGAGCTGCCCCCCTATTACCCGCTGTCACCTGGAGCCATGGGGCAGCTCCCACACCCGCTGGGCTGGCTCATGCCACA GCAAGGACAGCCCGTGTACTCTATTCCTGCTGGTGGCTTCCGGCACCCATATCCAGCCCTTGCCATGAATGCCTCCATGTCCAG TTTGATGTCCAGCCGCTTCTCCCCACACATGGTTCCGCCACCCACGCACGGGCTACACCCCTCAGGCATCCCACACCCCACCATCGTCTCGCCCATCGTCAAGCaggagccctcccagcccagcgcCAGCCCTGGAGGCAGCTC GAAATCCCCCGTGGCAGtaaagaaggaggaggagaagaagccCCACATCAAGAAGCCTCTCAATGCCTTCATGCTGTACATGAAGGAGATGAGGGCCAAGGTGGTGGCCGAGTGCACGCTGAAGGAAAGTGCTGCCATCAACCAGATCCTGGGCCGGCGG TGGCACTCGCTGTCACGGGAGGAGCAGGCCAAGTACTACGAGCTGGCACGGAAGGAGCGGCAGCTGCACTCGCAGCTTTACCCGACCTGGTCGGCGCGGGACAACTAC GGCAAGAAAAAGAAGCGAAAGCGCGAgaagctggcacagcagcagcagcagcaaagccacgACTCGGACA gctccCTGCCCTCCAAGAGCAAGAAGCCGTGTGTGCCGTACCTGCCGGCCGAGAAGCCGTGTGCCAGCCCGGCCTCGTCCCACGGCAGCATGCTGGACTCGCCGGCCACGCCGTCCGCAGCGCTGGCCTCGCCGGCCGCGCCGGCTGCCACCCACTCGGAGCAGGCCCAGCCGCTCTCCCTCACCACCAAGCCCGAGGCCAGGGCTCAGCTCACCGTGCATTCCACTGTCCTCACCAGCAAAGccacctcttcttcctcctcctcctcctcttcctcctcctccagcctcagcagcccGCCCTCGCTCCTCTCCAGACCCATCCCCTTTGCCTCGGTGACTCCCACGGCTCTCCTGTCATCCCCCAACTCCATCCCGGCCGCCCTGGCCGTGCTGCAGACGCAGCCCCTCTCCCTGGTCACCAAACCTGCTGACTAA
- the TCF7L1 gene encoding transcription factor 7-like 1 isoform X1, with translation MPQLEPTGGDDLGAPDELIAFQDEGEEQDKGAGRGSAHGDLDELKSSLVSETENRGGPGPVVGPGPEAERPPPPRESFQKPRDSLAEVVRRQQDGGFFKGPPYPGYPFLMLPELGSPYLANGALSPGGARTYLQMKWPLLDVPTGATLKDNRSPSPAHLSNKVPVVQHAHHMHPLTPLITYSNEPFPPGSPPGHLSPEIDPKTGIPRPPHPTELPPYYPLSPGAMGQLPHPLGWLMPQQGQPVYSIPAGGFRHPYPALAMNASMSSLMSSRFSPHMVPPPTHGLHPSGIPHPTIVSPIVKQEPSQPSASPGGSSKSPVAVKKEEEKKPHIKKPLNAFMLYMKEMRAKVVAECTLKESAAINQILGRRWHSLSREEQAKYYELARKERQLHSQLYPTWSARDNYGKKKKRKREKLAQQQQQQSHDSDSEYPPSTSPCTRLRPSRRACPCRLPALQEQEAVCAVPAGREAVCQPGLVPRQHAGLAGHAVRSAGLAGRAGCHPLGAGPAALPHHQARGQGSAHRAFHCPHQQSHLFFLLLLLFLLLQPQQPALAPLQTHPLCLGDSHGSPVIPQLHPGRPGRAADAAPLPGHQTC, from the exons ATGCCGCAGCTGGAACCGACGGGGGGAGACGACCTGGGGGCCCCTGACGAGCTCATCGCCTTCCAGGACGAGGGCGAGGAGCAGGACAAGGGCGCGGGGCGCGGCTCGGCCCACGGGGACCTGGACGAACTCAAGTCCTCGCTGGTCAGCGAGACCGAGAACCGAGGGGGCCCCGGTCCCGTGGTCGGCCCCGGCCCCGAG GCGGagcggcccccgccgccccgggaAAGTTTCCAGAAGCCGCGGGACTCTCTGGCAGAAG TGGTCAGACGACAACAagatgggggtttttttaagggcCCCCCCTATCCCGGCTACCCCTTCCTGAtgctccctgagctgggcagcCCCTACCTCGCCAATGGAGCCCTCTCCCCCGGCGGAGCCCGCACC TACCTGCAGATGAAGTGGCCGCTGCTGGACGTACCGACCGGGGCCACGCTGAAGGACAACCGCTCGCCCTCACCCGCCCACCTG TCCAACAAGGTCCCAGTGGTGCAGCATGCCCATCACATGCACCCGCTGACGCCGCTCATCACCTACAGCAACGAGCCCTTCCCGCCAGGATCGCCGCCTGGCCACCTCTCCCCGGAGATTGACCCCAAGACGg GGATCCCACGGCCACCGCACCCCACTGAGCTGCCCCCCTATTACCCGCTGTCACCTGGAGCCATGGGGCAGCTCCCACACCCGCTGGGCTGGCTCATGCCACA GCAAGGACAGCCCGTGTACTCTATTCCTGCTGGTGGCTTCCGGCACCCATATCCAGCCCTTGCCATGAATGCCTCCATGTCCAG TTTGATGTCCAGCCGCTTCTCCCCACACATGGTTCCGCCACCCACGCACGGGCTACACCCCTCAGGCATCCCACACCCCACCATCGTCTCGCCCATCGTCAAGCaggagccctcccagcccagcgcCAGCCCTGGAGGCAGCTC GAAATCCCCCGTGGCAGtaaagaaggaggaggagaagaagccCCACATCAAGAAGCCTCTCAATGCCTTCATGCTGTACATGAAGGAGATGAGGGCCAAGGTGGTGGCCGAGTGCACGCTGAAGGAAAGTGCTGCCATCAACCAGATCCTGGGCCGGCGG TGGCACTCGCTGTCACGGGAGGAGCAGGCCAAGTACTACGAGCTGGCACGGAAGGAGCGGCAGCTGCACTCGCAGCTTTACCCGACCTGGTCGGCGCGGGACAACTAC GGCAAGAAAAAGAAGCGAAAGCGCGAgaagctggcacagcagcagcagcagcaaagccacgACTCGGACAGTGAGTACCCCCCCTCCACCTCCCCCTGCACTCGGCTCCGGCCCTCACGCcgtgcctgtccctgcaggctccCTGCCCTCCAAGAGCAAGAAGCCGTGTGTGCCGTACCTGCCGGCCGAGAAGCCGTGTGCCAGCCCGGCCTCGTCCCACGGCAGCATGCTGGACTCGCCGGCCACGCCGTCCGCAGCGCTGGCCTCGCCGGCCGCGCCGGCTGCCACCCACTCGGAGCAGGCCCAGCCGCTCTCCCTCACCACCAAGCCCGAGGCCAGGGCTCAGCTCACCGTGCATTCCACTGTCCTCACCAGCAAAGccacctcttcttcctcctcctcctcctcttcctcctcctccagcctcagcagcccGCCCTCGCTCCTCTCCAGACCCATCCCCTTTGCCTCGGTGACTCCCACGGCTCTCCTGTCATCCCCCAACTCCATCCCGGCCGCCCTGGCCGTGCTGCAGACGCAGCCCCTCTCCCTGGTCACCAAACCTGCTGA